Proteins from a single region of Streptomyces spinoverrucosus:
- a CDS encoding FHA domain-containing protein — MSRSASLARGVAPAQPGTLHARTVTGDLSAPPRPGLTVCFGRGEKPDVDLGVGVDDLRVSRRHGELTFRQGQWWLRNTGQQLVRLPRGRMMHTSTEPIPLATGYTPLFVKGSGHREHLVELYVAGHDDRGPVSRRRAETLRPETWALDDDERLLLVVLGQRYLLYEQDPRPLSYGRAAEQLAYLHPDGRWTERRIEYRVEAVRRRLDGTGFKYPLMHDRSEGRPSDNSLLHNLLKGLVESTTLVPPDLDLLEDDDDTNSPS, encoded by the coding sequence ATGTCCCGCTCCGCCAGCCTCGCGCGCGGTGTCGCGCCCGCCCAGCCCGGCACCCTGCACGCCCGCACGGTCACCGGCGATCTCAGCGCCCCGCCCCGGCCGGGTCTGACGGTGTGCTTCGGGCGTGGGGAGAAGCCCGACGTGGATCTGGGCGTCGGCGTGGACGACCTGAGGGTGAGCCGCCGGCACGGGGAGCTGACGTTCCGGCAGGGACAGTGGTGGCTGCGCAACACGGGACAGCAACTCGTACGACTCCCCCGGGGCCGGATGATGCACACCAGCACCGAGCCGATCCCGCTCGCCACCGGCTACACCCCGCTGTTCGTGAAGGGCTCGGGCCACCGGGAACACCTGGTCGAGCTGTATGTGGCGGGCCACGACGACCGGGGCCCGGTCTCCCGCCGCCGCGCCGAGACCCTGCGCCCGGAGACCTGGGCCCTGGACGACGACGAGCGGCTGCTGCTGGTCGTGCTCGGCCAGCGGTATCTGCTGTACGAGCAGGACCCGCGCCCCTTGAGCTACGGCCGGGCCGCCGAGCAACTCGCCTATCTGCACCCGGACGGCAGGTGGACCGAGCGCCGGATCGAGTACCGGGTCGAGGCGGTTCGCCGCCGGCTGGACGGCACCGGCTTCAAGTACCCGCTGATGCACGACCGTTCGGAGGGCCGCCCCTCCGACAACAGCCTGCTGCACAACCTCCTGAAGGGCCTGGTGGAGTCGACCACGCTCGTGCCGCCGGACCTGGACCTGCTGGAGGACGACGACGACACCAACTCTCCATCATGA